In Perca fluviatilis chromosome 3, GENO_Pfluv_1.0, whole genome shotgun sequence, the following proteins share a genomic window:
- the sall1a gene encoding sal-like protein 1a isoform X1: MSRRKQAKPQHFQSDPHLPLSEHNGDTELCSEDPPCKESDANVCSRCCAEFFELSDLEEHQKNCTKNQLVLIVNENPASPTETFSPGSPPHNSDDQMNDTANNTDQTECSDLLETNTLEKDESMDVDVSGMSSGHEEEGSHAESGSPINTVSSHGGRGSSGPAAGTSAISAPLPQLRNLTDLGNFSMINSNVIIENLQSTKVAVAQFSQEARNSGGPRVAVPALMEQLLALQQQQIHQLQLIEQIRHQILLLASQSPELQVPQTSAPGTMGPATTPLTTLSSHLSQQLAAAAGLAQNLASQSASINSLKQLAAAAQLPQSNPSSSETSQSVSTLGPSTVNTQSSDKRPSHMSSLHTQLSNSSLTKSSTPAFGMGSLLSSAVNPLLPQPPPGNPMFSSSLPSVGTTVEDLNSLAALAQQRKGKPPNVTSFEHKSSSDEAFFKHKCRFCGKVFGSDSALQIHLRSHTGERPYKCNICGNRFSTRGNLKVHFQRHKEKYPHIQMNPYPVPEHLDNIPTTTGIPYGMSMPPEKPVTSWLDSKPVLPTLTSSVGMLLPPTMPSLPHFIKKEDHSIAITSPSAAKSVLGTAEHSAKSNDGVSEEGEGATLPTSNGRTEEGSHSSVFMTNVSSASESTADYTTSNSPPMMTNPLMPLMSDQFKAKFPFGGILDPLQGSETSKLQQLVENIDRKVTDPNECVICHRVLSCQSALKMHYRTHTGERPFKCKICGRAFTTKGNLKTHYSVHRAMPPLRVQHSCPICQKKFTNAVVLQQHIRMHMGGHIPNTPLPESYPESMVSDTGSFEERNFDDLDNFSDDNMEGMEEGPDSSVPDTPRSADASHDSVCNSPAPLEMASQEGQERNGRDNVYNNETEELQVSQMKAMVNGLVEGDCFTNDSSSLGGDVESQSTGSPAVSESTSSIQAPSPTSMQPQPRKSPSLEERHQRALSLEHTTASLLHSHPSNIGALDLTSVNSSKDPLGMLFPFRERSIIKNTSCDICGKTFACQSALDIHYRSHTKERPFICTACNRGFSTKGNLKQHMLTHQMRDLPSQLFEPSNTSLSSSPTPSLLSVGSLNKPEVNGFLHGFHPENKDMPSGLATSSASTSPVLSAAPPRRTPKQHFCNACGKCFSSSSALQIHERTHTGEKPFACSICGRAFTTKGNLKVHMGTHMWNSAPARRGRRLSVDGPMAFLGTNPVKFPEIFQKDMASRASNGDPASFWNQYAAAFSNGLAMKTNEISVIQNGGIPPMSGGVGNGGSSPIGGLTGSLDKLHSMEPNAALAGLEKMANTENGAHFRFTRFIEDNKEIVTN; the protein is encoded by the exons ATGTCGCGGAGGAAACAAGCGAAGCCGCAACACTTCCAATCCGACCCTCATCTGCCTTTATCGGAGCACAATG GGGACACAGAACTTTGCTCAGAGGACCCCCCCTGCAAGGAGTCAGACGCCAACGTCTGTAGCAGATGTTGTGCTGAGTTCTTTGAACTATCAGATCTTGAGGAACACCAGAAGAATTGCACTAAGAATCAGTTAGTTCTGATAGTGAATGAAAACCCTGCCTCCCCCACCGAAACTTTCTCGCCTGGGTCTCCTCCCCATAATTCCGATGACCAGATGAATGACACAGCTAATAACACTGATCAAACAGAGTGCAGTGACCTTTTGGAGACTaacactcttgaaaaagacGAATCCATGGACGTGGATGTTTCCGGAATGAGCAGTGGTCATGAAGAGGAAGGCAGTCATGCAGAGAGCGGGAGCCCCATCAACACAGTCAGCAGCCATGGTGGCAGGGGCAGCTCTGGCCCTGCAGCAGGTACTTCGGCTATCTCTGCCCCTCTACCTCAGCTCAGAAACCTGACTGACCTTGGAAACTTCTCCATGATCAATAGCAATGTCATCATTGAAAATCTGCAGAGCACCAAAGTGGCTGTGGCCCAGTTCTCCCAAGAGGCCCGTAACTCAGGGGGCCCTAGGGTGGCAGTGCCAGCCCTTATGGAGCAACTCCTAGccctacaacagcagcagatcCACCAACTGCAGCTTATCGAGCAGATTCGCCACCAGATACTGCTCCTGGCCTCCCAGTCCCCAGAACTGCAGGTGCCCCAAACTTCTGCTCCAGGCACAATGGGGCCTGCTACCACCCCACTGACCACACTCAGCTCACATCTCTCCCAACAGCTGGCTGCAGCCGCAGGCCTAGCGCAGAACCTGGCTAGTCAGTCAGCCAGTATTAACAGCCTAAAGCAGCTGGCTGCAGCGGCACAGCTACCTCAATCCAATCCAAGCAGCAGTGAGACATCTCAGAGCGTTAGCACACTGGGGCCATCAACTGTCAATACCCAGTCATCTGACAAGAGGCCAAGTCATATGAGTAGCCTCCACACTCAGCTCAGCAATTCATCACTTACTAAGTCATCCACGCCAGCATTTGGAATGGGTAGCTTGTTAAGCTCTGCAGTGAATCCCCTTCTACCTCAGCCCCCACCTGGAAACCCTATGTTCTCCAGCTCTCTGCCCAGTGTTGGCACCACCGTAGAGGACCTCAACTCTTTAGCAGCTTTGGCCCAGCAGAGGAAAGGCAAGCCGCCAAATGTCACATCATTTGAACACAAGAGCAGCTCTGACGAGGCTTTCTTCAAGCATAAGTGCAGGTTTTGTGGCAAGGTGTTTGGGAGTGACAGTGCCTTGCAAATTCACCTGCGCTCTCACACTGGCGAGAGACCATACAAGTGTAATATCTGTGGCAATCGCTTCTCCACCCGCGGTAACCTGAAGGTGCATTTCCAGCGTCATAAAGAAAAATACCCACACATCCAGATGAACCCCTACCCTGTTCCTGAGCATTTAGACAACATACCAACAACCACCGGCATTCCATACGGCATGTCTATGCCCCCTGAGAAACCTGTCACCAGCTGGCTGGACAGCAAACCAGTTTTGCCCACACTGACTTCCTCAGTTGGCATGCTGCTGCCACCAACCATGCCGAGCCTGCCACATTTCATCAAAAAGGAAGATCATTCAATAGCCATAACTAGCCCTTCTGCTGCAAAAAGTGTTTTAGGCACTGCTGAGCATTCAGCTAAAAGTAATGATGGAGTGTCTGAAGAGGGTGAAGGTGCAACTCTGCCTACCTCAAATGGGAGAACTGAAGAAGGCAGCCACTCCTCAGTCTTCATGACAAATGTGAGCTCTGCGTCAGAGAGCACTGCTGACTACACAACATCTAACAGCCCGCCCATGATGACCAACCCACTCATGCCTCTTATGTCTGATCAATTTAAGGCTAAGTTCCCCTTTGGAGGCATTCTGGATCCTCTCCAGGGGTCAGAGACCTCTAAACTACAGCAGCTTGTGGAGAACATTGACAGGAAGGTGACAGACCCAAACGAATGTGTCATCTGCCACCGGGTGCTGAGCTGCCAAAGTGCTCTGAAAATGCACTATCGCACTCACACTGGGGAAAGGCCCTTTAAGTGTAAAATCTGTGGCAGGGCGTTTACAACAAAGGGAAATCTTAAGACCCACTACAGCGTCCATAGGGCCATGCCTCCTCTTAGAGTCCAACACTCCTGCCCCATTTGTCAGAAGAAGTTCACAAATGCTGTGGTTCTACAGCAACATATTCGCATGCACATGGGTGGGCACATCCCCAACACCCCTCTGCCAGAGAGTTACCCAGAGTCCATGGTCTCTGACACTGGCTCATTTGAGGAGAGAAACTTTGATGATCTGGACAACTTCTCTGATGACAACATGGAAGGAATGGAGGAGGGCCCTGATAGCAGTGTGCCAGACACACCTAGGTCAGCTGATGCCTCCCATGACAGTGTATGTAACTCCCCAGCCCCCCTTGAAATGGCTAGCCAGGAGGGGCAAGAGAGAAATGGCCGAGATAATGTCTATAATAATGAAACAGAGGAGCTACAAGTCAGCCAAATGAAGGCTATGGTAAATGGCTTAGTTGAGGGGGATTGCTTCACCAATGACTCCTCGTCTCTGGGAGGGGATGTTGAAAGCCAAAGCACCGGGAGTCCAGCTGTGTCAGAATCTACCTCCTCCATTCAGGCGCCATCCCCCACTAGCATGCAGCCACAACCACGCAAATCCCCCAGCCTCGAAGAAAGGCACCAGAGGGCCTTATCCTTGGAGCACACCACTGCAAGCCTCTTGCACTCTCACCCATCCAACATTGGAGCCCTGGACCTGACATCTGTCAATTCCTCAAAAGACCCCTTGGGCATGTTATTCCCCTTCCGGGAACGTAGTATCATCAAGAACACATCCTGTGACATCTGTGGGAAGACCTTTGCTTGTCAGAGTGCCTTGGACATTCACTATCGAAGCCATACCAAAGAACGACCATTTATTTGCACGGCCTGTAACAGGGGTTTCTCCACCAAGGGCAACCTCAAGCAGCACATGCTAACCCATCAAATGAGAGACCTGCCCTCACAGCTCTTTGAGCCGTCAAACACCAGCCTGTCCTCCAGCCCAACCCCTTCCCTACTCTCTGTGGGCTCTCTTAACAAACCAGAGGTCAATGGCTTTCTGCATGGATTCCACCCAGAGAACAAGGACATGCCGTCTGGCTTGGCCACATCATCTGCCTCCACTTCCCCTGTGCTTTCCGCTGCTCCGCCACGCAGGACACCCAAGCAACACTTCTGCAACGCCTGTGGGAAGTGTTTCTCCTCCTCCAGTGCTCTACAGATCCACGAGAGAACCCACACAGGGGAGAAACCCTTTGCCTGCAGTATCTGCGGTCGGGCTTTCACCACCAAAGGAAATCTCAAG gTCCACATGGGCACACACATGTGGAACAGCGCTCCCGCCAGACGTGGCCGCAGGCTTTCCGTTGATGGGCCAATGGCCTTCCTGGGTACCAACCCAGTCAAGTTTCCTGAGATCTTCCAGAAGGACATGGCATCAAGGGCAAGCAACGGGGACCCGGCCAGTTTCTGGAACCAGTACGCTGCAGCCTTCTCCAACGGCCTCGCAATGAAGACAAACGAAATCTCTGTCATCCAGAATGGAGGCATCCCACCCATGTCAGGTGGTGTGGGAAATGGGGGTAGCTCTCCCATTGGTGGCCTGACCGGCAGCCTAGACAAGTTACACAGCATGGAACCCAACGCTGCTCTTGCTGGTTTGGAGAAAATGGCCAACACAGAGAACGGGGCCCACTTCCGCTTCACGCGCTTCATAGAGGACAATAAAGAAATTGTCACCAATTAG
- the sall1a gene encoding sal-like protein 1a isoform X2: MNDTANNTDQTECSDLLETNTLEKDESMDVDVSGMSSGHEEEGSHAESGSPINTVSSHGGRGSSGPAAGTSAISAPLPQLRNLTDLGNFSMINSNVIIENLQSTKVAVAQFSQEARNSGGPRVAVPALMEQLLALQQQQIHQLQLIEQIRHQILLLASQSPELQVPQTSAPGTMGPATTPLTTLSSHLSQQLAAAAGLAQNLASQSASINSLKQLAAAAQLPQSNPSSSETSQSVSTLGPSTVNTQSSDKRPSHMSSLHTQLSNSSLTKSSTPAFGMGSLLSSAVNPLLPQPPPGNPMFSSSLPSVGTTVEDLNSLAALAQQRKGKPPNVTSFEHKSSSDEAFFKHKCRFCGKVFGSDSALQIHLRSHTGERPYKCNICGNRFSTRGNLKVHFQRHKEKYPHIQMNPYPVPEHLDNIPTTTGIPYGMSMPPEKPVTSWLDSKPVLPTLTSSVGMLLPPTMPSLPHFIKKEDHSIAITSPSAAKSVLGTAEHSAKSNDGVSEEGEGATLPTSNGRTEEGSHSSVFMTNVSSASESTADYTTSNSPPMMTNPLMPLMSDQFKAKFPFGGILDPLQGSETSKLQQLVENIDRKVTDPNECVICHRVLSCQSALKMHYRTHTGERPFKCKICGRAFTTKGNLKTHYSVHRAMPPLRVQHSCPICQKKFTNAVVLQQHIRMHMGGHIPNTPLPESYPESMVSDTGSFEERNFDDLDNFSDDNMEGMEEGPDSSVPDTPRSADASHDSVCNSPAPLEMASQEGQERNGRDNVYNNETEELQVSQMKAMVNGLVEGDCFTNDSSSLGGDVESQSTGSPAVSESTSSIQAPSPTSMQPQPRKSPSLEERHQRALSLEHTTASLLHSHPSNIGALDLTSVNSSKDPLGMLFPFRERSIIKNTSCDICGKTFACQSALDIHYRSHTKERPFICTACNRGFSTKGNLKQHMLTHQMRDLPSQLFEPSNTSLSSSPTPSLLSVGSLNKPEVNGFLHGFHPENKDMPSGLATSSASTSPVLSAAPPRRTPKQHFCNACGKCFSSSSALQIHERTHTGEKPFACSICGRAFTTKGNLKVHMGTHMWNSAPARRGRRLSVDGPMAFLGTNPVKFPEIFQKDMASRASNGDPASFWNQYAAAFSNGLAMKTNEISVIQNGGIPPMSGGVGNGGSSPIGGLTGSLDKLHSMEPNAALAGLEKMANTENGAHFRFTRFIEDNKEIVTN, translated from the exons ATGAATGACACAGCTAATAACACTGATCAAACAGAGTGCAGTGACCTTTTGGAGACTaacactcttgaaaaagacGAATCCATGGACGTGGATGTTTCCGGAATGAGCAGTGGTCATGAAGAGGAAGGCAGTCATGCAGAGAGCGGGAGCCCCATCAACACAGTCAGCAGCCATGGTGGCAGGGGCAGCTCTGGCCCTGCAGCAGGTACTTCGGCTATCTCTGCCCCTCTACCTCAGCTCAGAAACCTGACTGACCTTGGAAACTTCTCCATGATCAATAGCAATGTCATCATTGAAAATCTGCAGAGCACCAAAGTGGCTGTGGCCCAGTTCTCCCAAGAGGCCCGTAACTCAGGGGGCCCTAGGGTGGCAGTGCCAGCCCTTATGGAGCAACTCCTAGccctacaacagcagcagatcCACCAACTGCAGCTTATCGAGCAGATTCGCCACCAGATACTGCTCCTGGCCTCCCAGTCCCCAGAACTGCAGGTGCCCCAAACTTCTGCTCCAGGCACAATGGGGCCTGCTACCACCCCACTGACCACACTCAGCTCACATCTCTCCCAACAGCTGGCTGCAGCCGCAGGCCTAGCGCAGAACCTGGCTAGTCAGTCAGCCAGTATTAACAGCCTAAAGCAGCTGGCTGCAGCGGCACAGCTACCTCAATCCAATCCAAGCAGCAGTGAGACATCTCAGAGCGTTAGCACACTGGGGCCATCAACTGTCAATACCCAGTCATCTGACAAGAGGCCAAGTCATATGAGTAGCCTCCACACTCAGCTCAGCAATTCATCACTTACTAAGTCATCCACGCCAGCATTTGGAATGGGTAGCTTGTTAAGCTCTGCAGTGAATCCCCTTCTACCTCAGCCCCCACCTGGAAACCCTATGTTCTCCAGCTCTCTGCCCAGTGTTGGCACCACCGTAGAGGACCTCAACTCTTTAGCAGCTTTGGCCCAGCAGAGGAAAGGCAAGCCGCCAAATGTCACATCATTTGAACACAAGAGCAGCTCTGACGAGGCTTTCTTCAAGCATAAGTGCAGGTTTTGTGGCAAGGTGTTTGGGAGTGACAGTGCCTTGCAAATTCACCTGCGCTCTCACACTGGCGAGAGACCATACAAGTGTAATATCTGTGGCAATCGCTTCTCCACCCGCGGTAACCTGAAGGTGCATTTCCAGCGTCATAAAGAAAAATACCCACACATCCAGATGAACCCCTACCCTGTTCCTGAGCATTTAGACAACATACCAACAACCACCGGCATTCCATACGGCATGTCTATGCCCCCTGAGAAACCTGTCACCAGCTGGCTGGACAGCAAACCAGTTTTGCCCACACTGACTTCCTCAGTTGGCATGCTGCTGCCACCAACCATGCCGAGCCTGCCACATTTCATCAAAAAGGAAGATCATTCAATAGCCATAACTAGCCCTTCTGCTGCAAAAAGTGTTTTAGGCACTGCTGAGCATTCAGCTAAAAGTAATGATGGAGTGTCTGAAGAGGGTGAAGGTGCAACTCTGCCTACCTCAAATGGGAGAACTGAAGAAGGCAGCCACTCCTCAGTCTTCATGACAAATGTGAGCTCTGCGTCAGAGAGCACTGCTGACTACACAACATCTAACAGCCCGCCCATGATGACCAACCCACTCATGCCTCTTATGTCTGATCAATTTAAGGCTAAGTTCCCCTTTGGAGGCATTCTGGATCCTCTCCAGGGGTCAGAGACCTCTAAACTACAGCAGCTTGTGGAGAACATTGACAGGAAGGTGACAGACCCAAACGAATGTGTCATCTGCCACCGGGTGCTGAGCTGCCAAAGTGCTCTGAAAATGCACTATCGCACTCACACTGGGGAAAGGCCCTTTAAGTGTAAAATCTGTGGCAGGGCGTTTACAACAAAGGGAAATCTTAAGACCCACTACAGCGTCCATAGGGCCATGCCTCCTCTTAGAGTCCAACACTCCTGCCCCATTTGTCAGAAGAAGTTCACAAATGCTGTGGTTCTACAGCAACATATTCGCATGCACATGGGTGGGCACATCCCCAACACCCCTCTGCCAGAGAGTTACCCAGAGTCCATGGTCTCTGACACTGGCTCATTTGAGGAGAGAAACTTTGATGATCTGGACAACTTCTCTGATGACAACATGGAAGGAATGGAGGAGGGCCCTGATAGCAGTGTGCCAGACACACCTAGGTCAGCTGATGCCTCCCATGACAGTGTATGTAACTCCCCAGCCCCCCTTGAAATGGCTAGCCAGGAGGGGCAAGAGAGAAATGGCCGAGATAATGTCTATAATAATGAAACAGAGGAGCTACAAGTCAGCCAAATGAAGGCTATGGTAAATGGCTTAGTTGAGGGGGATTGCTTCACCAATGACTCCTCGTCTCTGGGAGGGGATGTTGAAAGCCAAAGCACCGGGAGTCCAGCTGTGTCAGAATCTACCTCCTCCATTCAGGCGCCATCCCCCACTAGCATGCAGCCACAACCACGCAAATCCCCCAGCCTCGAAGAAAGGCACCAGAGGGCCTTATCCTTGGAGCACACCACTGCAAGCCTCTTGCACTCTCACCCATCCAACATTGGAGCCCTGGACCTGACATCTGTCAATTCCTCAAAAGACCCCTTGGGCATGTTATTCCCCTTCCGGGAACGTAGTATCATCAAGAACACATCCTGTGACATCTGTGGGAAGACCTTTGCTTGTCAGAGTGCCTTGGACATTCACTATCGAAGCCATACCAAAGAACGACCATTTATTTGCACGGCCTGTAACAGGGGTTTCTCCACCAAGGGCAACCTCAAGCAGCACATGCTAACCCATCAAATGAGAGACCTGCCCTCACAGCTCTTTGAGCCGTCAAACACCAGCCTGTCCTCCAGCCCAACCCCTTCCCTACTCTCTGTGGGCTCTCTTAACAAACCAGAGGTCAATGGCTTTCTGCATGGATTCCACCCAGAGAACAAGGACATGCCGTCTGGCTTGGCCACATCATCTGCCTCCACTTCCCCTGTGCTTTCCGCTGCTCCGCCACGCAGGACACCCAAGCAACACTTCTGCAACGCCTGTGGGAAGTGTTTCTCCTCCTCCAGTGCTCTACAGATCCACGAGAGAACCCACACAGGGGAGAAACCCTTTGCCTGCAGTATCTGCGGTCGGGCTTTCACCACCAAAGGAAATCTCAAG gTCCACATGGGCACACACATGTGGAACAGCGCTCCCGCCAGACGTGGCCGCAGGCTTTCCGTTGATGGGCCAATGGCCTTCCTGGGTACCAACCCAGTCAAGTTTCCTGAGATCTTCCAGAAGGACATGGCATCAAGGGCAAGCAACGGGGACCCGGCCAGTTTCTGGAACCAGTACGCTGCAGCCTTCTCCAACGGCCTCGCAATGAAGACAAACGAAATCTCTGTCATCCAGAATGGAGGCATCCCACCCATGTCAGGTGGTGTGGGAAATGGGGGTAGCTCTCCCATTGGTGGCCTGACCGGCAGCCTAGACAAGTTACACAGCATGGAACCCAACGCTGCTCTTGCTGGTTTGGAGAAAATGGCCAACACAGAGAACGGGGCCCACTTCCGCTTCACGCGCTTCATAGAGGACAATAAAGAAATTGTCACCAATTAG